One Senegalimassilia faecalis genomic window, TACATGGAGCGGTCGGAGACGCTGTTGTAGGTGTAGGCGAAGTTCCACAGGTCGTAGCCGATGATCCAGAACCACAGCTGATCGGGCCAGACGTAGTCCTTCTTCTTACCGCGGCTGACGATGATGCCGAAGAAGCCGCAGATGCAGATGGCGTTCAAGATGCCGGCGATGCCGTTCATGACGTTCCACGGGCCGCCGACCACCATGTAGCCGTCAACGATGCCGTTGACGCCCGTGAGCTGGAAGTCGCGGATACATGCCTCAAGGATGTTGATGGCGAAGATGATGGGCGGTATGCAGACGATGTACTTCTTCTGGAAGGCGGGGAAGTAGACGATCAGCCAGCCCAAGACCGCTCCGGCTAAGCACGAGTAGGTCTTCACCCACTGGAACCAGGTGCCGGCGCCCGTGCCCTCGACCGCGGTATGGGGCCAGACGAAGACGGTCAGAACGACCGGTAGCGCGATGAATATGACCGCGCCGACCCATTTGTTCAAGCGCGATAGCTCGTTCATGCCGATCAGAAATGCCAGGTACAGCAAAACGCTCACGCACGCCGTTGCCGATAGCGGCTCGTAGAAAAACATGGTGAATCCCTCCTCCTTGTATGCTTGCAGGCCGTCCGGGGCGCCGTTCGGCACTCTTGCGATGGCGTGCATCCGGCTTCGGCCCGCTCCCTTCGGTGAGAGTGTAGCAAGGGCTTTTTCCGTTGGTTTGACGGTTCGCTCTTGATTCGTCAGGGATGGGCTTCGACGGCAAGCGGCTGTT contains:
- a CDS encoding DUF5692 family protein, whose protein sequence is MFFYEPLSATACVSVLLYLAFLIGMNELSRLNKWVGAVIFIALPVVLTVFVWPHTAVEGTGAGTWFQWVKTYSCLAGAVLGWLIVYFPAFQKKYIVCIPPIIFAINILEACIRDFQLTGVNGIVDGYMVVGGPWNVMNGIAGILNAICICGFFGIIVSRGKKKDYVWPDQLWFWIIGYDLWNFAYTYNSVSDRSMYCGLVLLAACTIPAFFIKRGAYAQHRVRTLAVNMIVTMTIPWFFLHPAFVVHSTNNPAAHMTISVIALIFNAGVFIYQAYTIFGKKRNPFKQELYIDNPRFRRVYLESIDVPEGQREAALANLEEFGYAAAWDEKGRVKTLVERP